A window of the Pogona vitticeps strain Pit_001003342236 chromosome 4, PviZW2.1, whole genome shotgun sequence genome harbors these coding sequences:
- the LOC110087849 gene encoding uncharacterized protein LOC110087849, whose product MATRLYVLIWWPDGSRVINIENIKEPRKPFHMYAVGEQVLARCPGFTGLYWGILKGISEHKYVLEEKLQEDKEFQEKLEEQTTTQHSGAPQSKRSRKSFPKWNPGNGLRKPQNDKTFRSIVEEAEASLQQSPATPSGRRESHPVSILVKSCPSEATSPQSSCLFQATSAFQTIYAAGISQRGATRPSQGSRDSATIATRRKSDDLVTQCQKHIFINREEKMEQLERMVLGLRQEVLSLKQKVQRLEAASFKEPELGCQPCEVPEHFNGYTKEQLKEAIRFDQKISTACKTLLYKLFTSDYIQSHSITGRRGNTFREAKPMMDERCIKVIRVLLKQRFGDHLSDTVITEKIQNVQKALRQKYKTECL is encoded by the exons ATGGCTACAAGATTATATGTTCTCATCTGGTGGCCAGATGGAAGCCGTGTTATCAACATTGAAAACATCAAGGAACCCCGGAAGCCCTTCCATATGTATGCAGTTGGAGAGCAGGTTTTGGCCAGATGTCCAGGTTTTACTGGTTTGTACTGGGGAATCCTGAAAGGAATCAGTG AGCATAAATATGTCCTGGAGGAAAAACTACAAGAAGATAAAGAATTTCAAGAGAAGCTGG AAGAACAGACAACCACGCAGCATTCAGGGGCACCACAGTCCAAGAGATCAAGGAAGTCCTTTCCCAAATGGAATCCAGGGAATGGCTTGAGGAAACCCCAGAATGACAAGACCTTCAGGTCCATtgtggaagaggcagaggcaagtCTTCAGCAAAGTCCTGCTACACCTTCTGGCCGAAGAGAAAGTCACCCTGTCAGCATCCTGGTCAAGTCCTGCCCTTCGGAGGCAACGTCTCCACAGTCTTCTTGTCTCTTCCAGGCAACCTCTGCTTTCCAAACAATCTATGCAGCTGGAATATCCCAGAGAGGTGCAACAAGGCCAAGCCAAGGGAGCAgag atAGTGCTACCATAGCAACAAGAAGGAAATCAGATGATCTCGTAACACAATGCCAGAAACACATCTTTATCAACAG AGAAGAGAAGATGGAGCAACTAGAACGCATGGTCCTGGGTCTCCGTCAAGAAGTCCTCTCCTTGAAACAGAAAGTTCAGCGCCTAGAAGCTGCCTCTTTTAAGGAACCAGAACTTGGTTGCCAACCCTGTGAGGTGCCTGAACATTTCAACGGGTACACCAAGGAACAACTCAAAGAGGCCATTCGGTTTGACCAGAAAATCAGCACGGCATGCAAGACCCTTCtctacaagctcttcacctcaGACTACATCCAAAGCCATTCCATCACCGGGAGGCGAGGGAATACCTTCCGGGAGGCAAAACCGATGATGGACGAGAGATGTATCAAGGTCATTAGGGTTTTGCTCAAGCAGAGGTTCGGGGACCATCTCAGCGACACGGTGATCACAGAGAAGATCCAAAACGTGCAGAAAGCTCTGAGGCAGAAATATAAGACGGAATGTCTGTAA